In Rubrivirga marina, the following are encoded in one genomic region:
- a CDS encoding gluconate 2-dehydrogenase subunit 3 family protein — translation MSDRPTPEPIRDLPRLDVEAGTPGPPGTLSRRDALRLLAISAAAPALISGCGPDEAAEGAAHHAAARARGAVAPAVGAEPGFFTAHEFDTVRLLADTILPADDRGPSAAEVGVPEFIDFLMTDDELRGDMEERQTAMRGGLGWLDAQCRRAHGEPFVRCSDAQRRAMLDRIAYPDDAAPADAPGVRFFNRFRDYTAAGYFSSPQGMDDLGYVGNAAQAQWTGCPDEANAWAARTV, via the coding sequence ATGTCCGACCGCCCGACGCCCGAGCCCATCCGCGACCTCCCCCGCCTCGACGTCGAGGCGGGCACTCCTGGACCTCCCGGCACGCTCTCGCGCCGCGACGCGCTCCGCCTGCTGGCGATCTCGGCCGCCGCGCCGGCCCTGATCTCGGGGTGCGGGCCGGACGAGGCGGCCGAGGGCGCCGCCCACCACGCCGCTGCCCGCGCGCGGGGCGCCGTGGCGCCGGCCGTCGGCGCTGAGCCGGGGTTCTTCACGGCCCACGAGTTCGACACGGTCCGGCTGCTGGCCGACACCATCCTCCCAGCCGACGACCGCGGCCCGAGCGCGGCCGAGGTCGGCGTGCCCGAGTTCATCGACTTCCTGATGACCGACGACGAGCTCCGCGGTGACATGGAAGAGCGGCAGACGGCCATGCGGGGCGGGCTCGGCTGGCTCGACGCCCAGTGCCGCCGCGCCCACGGCGAGCCGTTCGTCCGCTGCTCCGACGCCCAGCGCCGCGCGATGCTCGACCGGATCGCCTACCCCGACGACGCGGCGCCGGCCGACGCGCCGGGCGTCCGGTTCTTCAACCGGTTCCGCGACTACACGGCCGCCGGCTACTTTTCGAGCCCGCAAGGGATGGACGACCTCGGCTACGTCGGCAACGCGGCGCAGGCCCAATGGACCGGCTGCCCCGACGAGGCCAACGCCTGGGCCGCCCGCACCGTCTGA
- a CDS encoding GNAT family N-acetyltransferase, with the protein MEGLEIRILGPGDLGVLADVDPDTFDGPVDPRWAEAALVAPDQHLAVALDGTRVVGFAMGIRVVEPDKAPVLYVDEVGTADAYQRRGIATALMKALLDHARALDCTTVWLMTEEENEPARAFYAAIGGTEEQRPVYITFDLTA; encoded by the coding sequence ATGGAGGGCCTCGAGATCCGCATCCTGGGTCCCGGCGACCTCGGCGTGCTCGCCGACGTCGACCCCGACACGTTCGACGGGCCGGTCGACCCGCGCTGGGCGGAGGCGGCGCTCGTGGCGCCCGACCAGCACCTCGCCGTCGCGCTCGACGGGACGCGCGTCGTCGGCTTCGCGATGGGGATCCGGGTCGTGGAACCCGACAAGGCGCCGGTCCTCTACGTCGACGAGGTCGGCACGGCCGACGCGTACCAGCGGCGCGGGATCGCGACCGCGCTCATGAAGGCGCTCCTCGACCATGCCCGCGCGCTCGACTGCACGACGGTGTGGCTGATGACCGAGGAGGAGAACGAGCCGGCGCGCGCCTTCTACGCCGCCATCGGCGGGACGGAGGAGCAACGGCCCGTCTACATCACGTTCGACCTGACGGCGTGA
- a CDS encoding GMC family oxidoreductase translates to MQIIEPSETYDVCIVGSGAGGSMAAYVLAQAGANVVMLEAGGPWSEEDADMLTWTYESPRRGAAIETRHFGEFDACDGGWSLEGEPYTSAEGTRWDWWRARMLGGRTNHWGRISLRFGPDDFRGKSLDGYGDDWPISYDDVAPYYDKVDELVGIFGSQDGFYNEPDGRFLPPPEPRCYEKRVMRGAESIGVPVLSSRLSILTQAKGDRAACHYCGQCNRGCSVGANFSAGRVLLRPAQATGNLTLVTHAMAREVLTDREGRASGVSFVNTQTLEEQQVRADVVVLAASACESARLLLNSASERHPNGLANSSGVVGKYLMDTVGASASAFVPALASQPTHNCDGVGGMHIYIPWWLYDQHASLGFPRGYHLETWGGRGMPGYGFGGGIQGQNGSLPGDRRGAGGYGRQLKDDYRTLYAARVGFSGRGEMIAREDNFCEIDPASVDKYGIPTLRFDVTWSDAEIQQARHMQMAMREILESIGGEIDEMPTEETQYGISSPGSIIHEAGCVRMGDDPTTSALNEYCQAHDADNVFVVDAAPFVSQPHKNTTWTILALAWRAADYLIDQRKQRNV, encoded by the coding sequence ATGCAGATCATCGAGCCCTCCGAGACCTACGACGTGTGCATCGTCGGATCCGGGGCGGGCGGGAGCATGGCGGCGTACGTGCTCGCGCAGGCCGGCGCCAACGTCGTGATGCTGGAGGCCGGCGGGCCGTGGTCCGAGGAGGACGCCGACATGCTGACGTGGACCTACGAGTCGCCGCGGCGCGGGGCGGCCATCGAGACGCGGCACTTCGGCGAGTTCGACGCCTGCGACGGCGGGTGGAGCCTGGAGGGCGAGCCCTACACGTCGGCCGAGGGAACGCGCTGGGACTGGTGGCGCGCCCGGATGCTCGGCGGGCGGACGAACCACTGGGGCCGGATCTCGCTGCGGTTCGGCCCCGACGACTTCCGGGGCAAGTCGCTCGACGGCTACGGCGACGACTGGCCGATCTCCTACGACGACGTCGCCCCGTACTACGACAAGGTCGACGAGCTCGTCGGCATCTTCGGGTCGCAGGACGGGTTCTACAACGAGCCCGACGGCCGCTTCCTCCCGCCGCCCGAGCCGCGGTGCTACGAGAAGCGCGTCATGCGAGGGGCCGAGTCGATCGGGGTCCCCGTCCTGTCGTCGCGCCTCTCGATCCTGACCCAGGCCAAGGGCGACCGGGCGGCGTGCCACTACTGCGGCCAGTGCAACCGCGGCTGCTCCGTCGGCGCCAACTTCTCGGCGGGGCGCGTGCTCTTGCGGCCGGCGCAGGCAACGGGCAACCTCACGCTCGTGACCCACGCGATGGCTCGCGAGGTGCTGACCGACAGGGAGGGCCGCGCGAGCGGCGTCTCGTTCGTCAACACCCAGACGCTCGAGGAGCAGCAGGTCAGGGCCGACGTCGTGGTGCTGGCGGCGAGCGCGTGCGAGTCGGCGCGGCTGCTGTTGAACTCGGCGAGCGAGCGGCATCCGAACGGGCTCGCCAACTCGTCGGGCGTCGTCGGCAAGTACCTCATGGACACGGTGGGGGCGTCCGCCTCGGCGTTCGTCCCGGCCCTCGCGAGCCAGCCGACGCACAACTGCGACGGGGTCGGGGGGATGCACATCTACATCCCGTGGTGGCTCTACGACCAGCACGCGTCGCTGGGCTTCCCGCGCGGCTACCACCTCGAGACGTGGGGCGGACGCGGGATGCCGGGCTACGGCTTCGGCGGCGGGATCCAGGGCCAGAACGGCTCGCTCCCCGGCGACCGCAGGGGCGCCGGCGGCTACGGCCGCCAGCTGAAGGACGACTACCGGACGCTCTACGCGGCCCGCGTCGGCTTCTCCGGCCGCGGCGAGATGATCGCGCGGGAAGACAATTTCTGCGAGATCGACCCCGCCTCGGTCGACAAGTACGGCATCCCGACGCTCCGCTTCGACGTGACGTGGAGCGACGCCGAGATCCAGCAGGCCCGCCACATGCAGATGGCGATGCGCGAGATCCTCGAATCGATCGGCGGCGAGATCGACGAGATGCCGACGGAGGAGACCCAGTACGGCATCTCGTCGCCGGGCTCGATCATCCACGAGGCCGGCTGCGTCCGGATGGGCGACGACCCGACGACCTCGGCGCTCAACGAGTACTGCCAGGCCCACGACGCCGACAACGTGTTCGTCGTCGACGCGGCCCCGTTCGTCTCCCAGCCGCACAAGAACACGACGTGGACGATCCTCGCGCTCGCCTGGCGTGCGGCGGACTACCTCATCGACCAGCGCAAGCAACGCAACGTGTGA
- a CDS encoding low molecular weight protein tyrosine phosphatase family protein: MSRPLRVLFVCSRNRLRSPTAEAVVADWPGVEALSAGTAPDAEAPVSADLVAWADVIVAFEPQHRRRLQSAFGPLLRDRRVVVLGVPDDYAFMDAALVRLLRQRLPGVLGVDEP; the protein is encoded by the coding sequence GTGAGCCGGCCGCTCCGGGTCCTGTTCGTCTGCAGCCGGAACCGGCTCCGAAGCCCGACCGCCGAGGCCGTCGTCGCCGACTGGCCGGGCGTCGAGGCCCTTTCGGCCGGCACCGCGCCCGACGCCGAGGCGCCCGTCTCCGCCGACCTCGTGGCGTGGGCCGACGTGATCGTCGCGTTCGAGCCGCAGCACCGCCGGCGGCTCCAGTCCGCGTTCGGCCCGCTCCTCCGCGACCGCCGCGTCGTCGTCCTCGGCGTGCCCGACGACTACGCGTTCATGGACGCAGCCCTCGTCCGGCTCCTCCGCCAGCGCCTGCCCGGCGTGCTCGGCGTCGACGAGCCCTAG